From the Fusarium oxysporum Fo47 chromosome X, complete sequence genome, the window ttaattactttttatattaaacttattttaaagtttttatctaatatatttaaaagttaaagacctatttagtaatatataaagtaaaggTAAAGGCattaaagtaagataataaaataaggtatttattttcaatataatataatataaggtattatttaaGCAGGGCAACTTATTTAAAcctttaaagatataatttaagGAGGGGTATTAATTCTTAAATTATGTATattctattataataaaggctaGTAGGGGAGATCTTATTAATTTGTATGCTTAGGACATTGTAATTAGAATGAAGAATATAGGGGCATAATAATCTTACCCGAATTTAGCTGAATCTTACTATGTGTACGGGCCAACTTCTGTCTAATTCGACACATTACAGCGAGCCTTTGTTACAGTAGAATGCTCAACGCGGTCCAACAGACGTCGTCGTCAGATAACTGTGAGAAGGATAGGGCGTTGGAAATTTACAATTACTTTCGGATGTCGGCGTCACGTTATAGCGAACCAACAGTAGCCCAGCAGCCGACGCGTGGCTGGCGCCGTTGGCTATCAGGTGGCGTCTCCATGCCTCCACTGATTTCACAATGATTTCATCGATCGGACTGGCcagaataataatatctctcttcttctggctttTAATCTTGGCAATACTTGATCACTTCCATAAACAACACAGGACACTTTGCTCTGCAGCGGAACCTCTTTCAACTTGAAGTAGATACACCGGTGACATGGGTATATTCCATCATCATTCATCAAGCACACACAAAATATGCCCTAACCCCTCTTTGAATAAAGGTATAAAAGATCCACTTATCACAATGCGAAGTTTGCTAATAACAAGCAGATGCCCCGAACGGTATCGTTGGGGGCATGACGTTCTATGACCTGAATATTATCATATCTGGAACATGCGCTGCATTTACCATCACCGTTATGATGGTCTTCAAACAACTTCATGCAATACATCTTTCCAACACATCAGAGCAGGTCAAGTAGGTAGCTTCCAAAAAAGGTTTTGTAAATTGATCGCTAATCAGAATTTGCTTCCGGAATTATGCGCATTAGTACCCTCATCACCATGTATTCTCTCATATCATTCCTTTCAGTCTGCTTCCCTACAGCGGAGGTATATATCGATCCGTGGGTGAGCCTCGTTGAAGGTCTCGCCTTCTGTTCGTTCTTCCTGCTCCTTTGCGACTACGTCTGCCCCAACATCAATCAACGCGAACTCTTTTTtgcgacgaagaagacaagTGGAGTAAAATGGTTCAGGGTATGATGACTGGAAATTTCTTTGCATCTCAATGCAtgctaatattatataatcaGATTCACTGGCTCATGGTCTTCCAAATGCCGATCGTTGCACTTATTGTGTCAATCACAACTGATATCACTGCGGCTGTCGGGATCTATTGTCGATGGAGCTTCATGCCTCATTTTGCCAAGTTTTGGCTACGCTTGATTCAGATAATCTCCTTGGTCACCGCCGTACTGTCTATTCTACAGTTTTACCACTTGCTGAAAACAGACCTTACACAGCGCCGACCTCTTCTGAAATTAATAGCCTTTAAGATCATCGTATTCTTAAATTTTGTACAAGGAGTAAGGCTGCCCGTCCTTGCCAGCTTGTGCTGAAAAAAGAGAAACTGTTGCGCTGATTGCCCATTTCTAGATACTATTCTGGGTCCTTACGGATATTGGGGTACTGAAAGAGACAGACACGTTGACCTTTGCAGATCTCCATATCGGGATTCCTAATTTACTTATCTGCATTGAGATGGCTCCTCTGTCGCTATTCTTTTCATGGGTATATTCCTGGCGCGTTTATGTCAAGAATAGTCACGGAAGCTATGTAACTATGGACCGACCTGGCCAGCGCCCGAGGCTATACCAGGGAGGTCCACTTGGTGTTCATGCCTGGCTTACCATGATTAAACCCTCCGGCATTATTGAATCTATCTTGGTTGTGTCTGGACGGAGTGGTCCACCAACGGATTCTCTCGGTCAGGATGACAGAGTTGATAACCAGCCCCTCAATCCCAATAGGTAGCGTTTATCAACTAAGTGTCCAGGGCCAGTTATATAGGTTACAATCAAAGAAAAGCttaaggaaaaagaaaagaaattaaCTAAATAGATCATTCCAAGTTAAATGCTATCAAGACGAATGCTCGTATATAAGCAGCAAGATTCAGAATCTACAAGTAtgtaaaatatattaagcCCTACAGGCGGCTACAAGGGGATTACACCTTTACCCCTGGAAGTAAATTAGAAAGAAGAGTGGCAGGCAAACAGTTACATATGCTTACAATCGATTATACTCGCCTCCTAATGCATTAGTAGAGCGCTAATGGAAGAGGGCTAATCCAGGAAGTAGCTGTAAATTCTTATTCTTAATTAAAGAATCTCTAGTAGACTATCTAATATCGCCTAGATAAGTAATTCTCTATACATAACCATGCACTAAATCCATAACCCTgaatagtattatttatattattagacAAAGgttttaataaaaaaagtaaCCCTAAGAGTCACCAGATTAGAGCAGGAATAGCCagttatatatacttaataaataGGCAATGCCTTAAAGGCATAAGGGAGTAGATTGATGTACGAGATCCATTTAAACCAGGGATGCATAAAAcatataaaatatatctattaGCATTTCAAATCCGGCGTTTCAAATTTgttttatataaaatatgATTTTGGCATATTTAGTTGATTTTGGAAGTTGTTTGATTGCATTTGACCTGTGGCAGCGCTGAAGATAGCGGTAGTCTAGGCCAGGCATATACTTTGGCTCAGCAAGAGGAATCTCTAAACGGCAATCACCATCCAACGGTACTGGCTAGTCTGTCTAAGAATTGACATCGATTTTTGAGCATCTTCGAAATACGCGATCATTTCCTGGCACAGCTTTGGCAGTGCCTTCTCTGCCTCTTTTCAGGCCCCCAAGAGTCCTGGTCAATGCAGCTGCgtgaggatgatgttggcgatggaCACGCGTCGCTTTGGGGCCGGCAATCATTTAGGACAATGCTGATTCCGCCACGGAAAACCCCCATTCGAGCAAGCTTGAAACTATACAGATGCGCCTTTCAAGAGTCGTGTCCCACGCTGATGACGCCCCACCCTCGCACTCCTGCCGGTTACCTAGAGATATATGGCCGTCAGGACAGCTTGCTCTATGACCTCCCCTACAGTCGCTACATCTTCATAGGTCTTCAAAGTAAATGCTCCTCTATGCAAAAGCGTTGAATGCGGCCCCAGGGGCCTGAGCTTGTAATACGGCATAATTATTATCAATGCTAAATATACCAGCTTCGTTCTAGTGGTTAATAATCGCAATCGACTGCCTAAACACCAAGAGCTATATACGGTCTATTGGCATCCTTCCTCAATTTTGACTTCACAACTCGAGTCATCACTCGATACCATCACCACATCTATATTTCTTTGGCTCTTCCTCCTGAAGCCTTTTTTTGCACTAAATGGCTGCCTCCCACTCTCGCCTTTCTCGAGCTATATCCCTCTTACACCACTGAATGGTGATAATGCCCCAGATGGTGGCCCATAGGAAGGGGACTATCCAAGCGACGCCGTATGCAACCGTTGCAGGTACTTGAGGAATGACTGAGATGATGGTCAAGGGAATGGCGAGATTCAGGGCTGGGATGGACCAGAACCAGGATTGCATGTAAATCATTCGTCGGAAGCGAGGGCTAGCTTTGTAACGGGCAACCAAAGCTTCTCGGTATGGGCGGCCACCACCGGCATTGACGGCCACAATATCCTCGATAAAATAGTACACACCGGGCAGTACCTTAGTCGGAGAGTTAGCATAAGAGCAGCCTCTGTGATTCGATATGCATTTGAACCTTTTCTCCTCGGGCCGTTGAGCTAATTCGAAATGGTGCTGCCCAGCCCATGTAACTATACAAGGTGATGAGAAACAGAACGCCACCAAGACAGTAGAGAATCGCTGGAGCAGGCATGCACAACACTCGCAACCAGACATTGTGAGGAGCACTTCCGACAGTAAAGAGGGCAGTGACAACAGTGATGGTGAGGACCGATACCCAGGTCAGCATGTCAAAGCACCACCGATAATTCGTTCCGAGAGGTCGGTAGAATCTATCAACTTTCATCAATCGGAGCGTACGGATGGCGAACTCGAGATAAGTAGGACCGCCCCAAATGGTGGCCACAATTGCAAAGATGATCCATCCCTCGACTTCGCCAGCGTAGCGCATGCCGTAATAAAGAGTGATTGGAATGACCGATGAATCGACAAAGACTAGAAGGgcaaagatgaagagcttCCAGCGCTTCCAGCCATGGTGCCACGTAAACGGTAGTTGTGGAAGCGAATGAGGATTCTCATCGCAGTACTCTAGAATGGTCGTTGCTCGTCGCCGGTATTTTTTCTGGGTGGCAGCTCGGGAATGGTAGTAGATTTCGGCTACGGGTCGCTGGGCATACGAGAGGTTTCGTCTAGGCGCATCCGAGCTTCGCCGGGACATTTCTGCAAAAGCTGTGTCGGTTGTGTGTCGTTGAACAGGTTCTAGAGGAACATCAAAGCGCACGCGGTCGGCGGATAACTGGCATGACTGGGAGGGTCGAGAAGGGTTCGCGGCGACAAGGGATCCGGTGGCTTCTGTAAATGAGAGGGCTGAGTCGGGAAGGATTTGAAGACGGCCTTGATTCACCTCGTACATTGACTTTACTGCAAAAAGATTGATTGGAAAGGTAAATCAAGTTTTGATGGTGCTGAGAAAAGGAGCAAAGGTGAGTTGAAGACACGGCTTAAGGGCTATAGTTAGGACAAGACTGGAATGAGTACGTAGGAGATCAGGAAGGGCTATTTCAGTAGCAGGATTCATTATTAGGAGCTACAGCAGCTATAAGAAAAGCAGGAAGCTTGACTGTCGAAAGTCAAGAGTGAAGGGATGTGGAGGCTTCTGATTTGCACAAACTTTGTGTAGGTTTATTGATGATGGCGTCTCGCTCTGTGAGTCTGTCAAATGCGACCACTTCTTTAACCACGTACTGGCGTCAATTAGTAACGATGAGATAAGTTCACGAACGTTAACCTTGGACATTGCGCTAGAGTTGAGGCCGGCTACCCAGGGACCTCTTCGAAACGAGGCAATATGGAAGCGACCGGTGATTTGGCTTAGGCCGATGCTGCCATTCTACCTATCCCAGTTGTGAGAGGGAGCGTATTTTTATTAACGCTAGACAGCAGTAGTACCAGTTCCTCTACGTGGGGGTAGCCGCTATCAACACCTGTTCAACGCGCCACTAGAGACGCGGGGCTTTCTACAACCAATTAGCCGAGATCTGAGGCTATATGATTTGTTAGCGCATAATGCTCGCCTAATAATGATTTCAGAGGGCGCACCGGGCTAAGGGTTAAACCATGGGTGGTTGATGACTTTAAACGAGGTATCTTCTTTAAAGAGCGGACCTAGAGGTGCTACTACCCTCACGGCTATGATACGTGTAGCAGCAGGAATTTTCACATTTGTCGACTAATCACTCATTAACAATAATCAGTTCACAACACCAACGATCCTGTTACAAACCTCGCAGTTACATCACGTGCACGATTAGCCTTCTAGGAAGTAACCGTGACCTATACGCAATCACTTCGTGGTTGCTCAGAGTACTACGTGATCACTTTCAAGACACCGTGGCCACCATCAAGTATGTAGACCACATTCATTAGCACTTTCATAGACTCCAGTTATCAATAAACCTTCTTGATGACAATAAAGCTTAACACGGAAGACAAATTTGGCCGATGCCTTCGTTTGGAGGTCATTGTGATAATAGCAATAGTCTAGCTTCTATTCCAGATGCAACCAACCACAGCATCAGGTTGCAGAACAGGGCAGCCGACAGTCTTCACTTGTGCCGAGCAACCCGAGTTCATTGACTTCATGGTGCAAATATAGATGCACCCACAACAGTTACGGACCCCTGCGAACTCAAAGCTGGATATGGTTAGCTCAGCGCTTCGTAGCCTTTCTTCGTTGAGACTGTATAAGGGAGGTGGTCCAatctgctggtggctgggatTATGGATACTATGTAAGGCGCTGTGCTCCCTTTAGACACATGTACCTTACACCTTTAAATAATACATCATCTTCCACTCCCGTAATATTACTTCATCATTCTGACCCTGTAGCTGCACCGTCCCGTAGCTCAACACGTGCGTGCTCTGCCCCCTTTATGTTCAATGTCGTTACGATGACGTGTATATCGGCCACTATCGCCGTTTTCCATTGGGCGACCACAGCCTATCGAGTTTATTTGATTTTTCTCATGATTCTGTTCTCAATTAGTACGGCATCTATGCATACCAAAACTACAGTTTTTGGCAGCGCCAAGTCTCCTCTTGTGAGCCCATACCACTGATTAGTGAGATCCACGACGCAACGGTGACGCAACGGTGACGCAACCCCTATCACAGCTGTGTAGCTGCTCTGCTTCCAGCTTAATAGTGACATATGAATTTCTCTTTAAGTACAGTCTACGAAGCTGGTGGCCTCCCTGGTCTCATCCCTACTCTTGAGACCAACGTCAAGGATATCATCAGGAGGAACTCATCACGACCACCTCCACTCTATCAATAGAAACAGCAGCGCAGCGCCCTCATACATTGAAATCATGGGTCATCTTTCCGTCGTCCATACTGCCCGCTCCCGTGGCTCCAGGGCTACTCAGGTGCAACTCCCTGACAAGGAGGATGTCTTCACAACCGCAAGCTATGGCTCGCGATTCGCCCGCATGGAGTTGCCACGCCATCAGATGCCTGAGAGTGAGATGCCCCGTGACACTGCTTATCGCTTGATCAAGGATCACCTTAGCCTCGATAACAACCCCACCCTAAAGTATGTTCCGGAGTCATAATCCTGATCATAGTGATACTAATTTTCAAAGCCTGGCCTCTTTCGTCACCACTTACATGGTAACTTGCCTCAACTACGTATCCCCAGTAACCACTGTCTTGCTTTAGCGATCAAGCCACTGCATCAGCCCGTGAATTTGAAGTCTTAGCTTTAGGAAGTCGCAATACCCTGATCGCATGTCTATCAGCCCAGAGTGCCCATCAGTCAAATCTCTCGCTAGCAGACACATTGACTAACATGCGGATGATTCCGTCCAAATATACAGGAAGACGAAGCCCAACAGCTGATGTCAGAAGCATTTCCTAAAAACTTTATTGACTACGAGGAATACCCCCAATCTGCCGACATTCAAAACCGCTGTGTTAGTATAATGGGCAATCTATTCCACGCGCCTGCTGGCCTCTCTGTCGGAACTTCTACTATCGGCTCGTCAGAGGCCATTATGCTCGCGGTTCTCGCTATGAAAAGGAGGTGGAAAACACGGAGACTTGCAGAGGGTAAGGCCACTGATAGTCCTAATTTCGTTATGTCCTCGGCAGTTCAGGTCGTCTGGGAGAAGGCCATGCGCTATTTTGAGATCGAGGAGAGGTTTGTTTATTGCACGTCCGACCGCTATGTCCTTGATCCTGCTGAGGCTATTAACCTATGCGATGAGAATACTATCGGCATCTGTATGATCCTCGGCACGACCTATACCGGCGAATACGAAGACGTCAAAGGTCTTAATGACCTTCTTATTGAACGGAATATTGATATACCTATCCATGTGGACGCTGCGAGCGGTGGTTTTGTTGCCCCGTTTATTATCCCCGACCTCGAGTGGGATTTTCGATGCGAAAAAGTCGTTTCTATCAACGTCTCTGGCCACAAGGTACCGGACCCCCTCCTGTTCTTTTGAGACTTTCCATATATATTGATTATATGACTAGTACGGTCTTGTCTACCCTGGCGTCGGCTGGGTCATCTGGCGAGCCCCAGAATAC encodes:
- a CDS encoding pyridoxal phosphate-dependent transferase, with the translated sequence MFNVVTMTCISATIAVFHWATTAYRVYLIFLMILFSISTASMHTKTTVFGSAKSPLSTKLVASLVSSLLLRPTSRISSGGTHHDHLHSINRNSSAAPSYIEIMGHLSVVHTARSRGSRATQVQLPDKEDVFTTASYGSRFARMELPRHQMPESEMPRDTAYRLIKDHLSLDNNPTLNLASFVTTYMEDEAQQLMSEAFPKNFIDYEEYPQSADIQNRCVSIMGNLFHAPAGLSVGTSTIGSSEAIMLAVLAMKRRWKTRRLAEGKATDSPNFVMSSAVQVVWEKAMRYFEIEERFVYCTSDRYVLDPAEAINLCDENTIGICMILGTTYTGEYEDVKGLNDLLIERNIDIPIHVDAASGGFVAPFIIPDLEWDFRCEKVVSINVSGHKYGLVYPGVGWVIWRAPEYLPQELVFNINYLGANQSSFTLNFSKSASQVIGQYYQLIRLGKHGYRSIMSNLTRNADYLAEAIEKQGFLIMSERNGRGLPLVAFRFRTLEEGGEDRHYDEFALAHHLRCRGWVVPAYTMAPKSNVKMLRIVVREDFTRSRCDSLIEDLLICHRLLKDMDQETAKMLQEHINKHVTSTGKGEKAHPVYANETHSLQGKTGKTHSVC
- a CDS encoding organic solute transporter Ostalpha-domain-containing protein, which gives rise to MYSLISFLSVCFPTAEVYIDPWVSLVEGLAFCSFFLLLCDYVCPNINQRELFFATKKTSGVKWFRIHWLMVFQMPIVALIVSITTDITAAVGIYCRWSFMPHFAKFWLRLIQIISLVTAVLSILQFYHLLKTDLTQRRPLLKLIAFKIIVFLNFVQGILFWVLTDIGVLKETDTLTFADLHIGIPNLLICIEMAPLSLFFSWVYSWRVYVKNSHGSYVTMDRPGQRPRLYQGGPLGVHAWLTMIKPSGIIESILVVSGRSGPPTDSLGQDDRVDNQPLNPNRSFQVKCYQDECSYISSKIQNLQVCKIY